The following coding sequences are from one Sphaeramia orbicularis chromosome 11, fSphaOr1.1, whole genome shotgun sequence window:
- the LOC115428183 gene encoding gastrula zinc finger protein xFG20-1-like, whose translation MSAAEGARCPDQMKTVEKLTSRPPHDVQQLTVVTEDVPPKQQEWNPIVDQEEPEPEPPHIKEEQEDLWISQEVNITKFPFIYVPGKSEDDDEERVKSSQLHQRQTEENKVEANKVDCGGSEPASSFHPHRHLQTKTDEQNEDCEETEDSDEDQTLNHKPESKLPTNSSTEQMETDTDGDDGGGSESDINLVHMESVKRRTFDSKSLLEEHMDTHTGQKLVGSSECEATFSRKKNTTQETNSPRDMTKNNLSQSDLEWKNKLYHCSVCSKTFSWKSVLKTHMTSHEGEKRFRCSVCHKCFGLKSNAKRHMRVHTKKDHTIVQFVIKDLP comes from the exons ATGTCGGCCGCTGAAGGTGCTCGCTGTCCAGACCAGATGAAAACAGTGGAAAAGCTGACAAGCAGGCCGCCGCACG ACGTCCAGCAGCTGACGGTGGTTACAGAAGACGTTCCTCCTAAGCAGCAGGAATGGAATCCCATTGtggaccaggaggaaccagaaccagaacccccacacattaaagaggaacaggaggaccTGTGGATCAGCCAGGAAGTGAATATCACCAAGTTCCCATTCATTTATGTCCCTGGGAAaagtgaagatgatgatgaggagagAGTTAAGTCCTCACAGCTTCATCAAAGACAAACTGAGGAGAACAAAGTGGAAGCAAATAAAGTGGATTGTGGAGGATCAGAACCAGCCAGTAGCTTCCATCCACatagacatttacaaacaaaaactgaTGAGCAGAATGAAGACTGTGAGGAAACCGAGGACAGCGATgaagaccagaccctgaaccacaaacctgagtcaaagcttccaacaaacagctcaactgaacagatggaaacagacACTGATGGAGATGACGGTGGAGGATCAGAGTCAGACATTAACCTGGTCCACATGGAGAGTGTAAAGAGAAGAACCTTTGACAGTAAGAGTTTACTGGAGGAACACATGGACACTCACACAGGACAGAAACTGGTTGGTTCTTCTGAATGTGAAGCAACATTTTCTCGGAAGAAAAACACGACACAGGAAACCAACTCACCCAGAGACATGACGAAAAATAACTTGAGTCAAAGTGATCTGGAATGGAAAAATAAACTATACCACTGCTCTGTGTGTTCAAAAACATTCAGCTGGAAGTCAGTGTTAAAAACTCACATGACATCCCACGAGGGAGAAAAGCGATTTAGATGTTCAGTGTGTCACAAATGTTTTGGACTCAAGAGTAACGCCAAGAGACATATGAGAGTCCACACAAAGAAAGACCATACCATTGTTCAATTTGTCATAAAAGATTTACCTTAA
- the LOC115428118 gene encoding gastrula zinc finger protein XlCGF8.2DB-like, with protein METETDGDDSGGSEPDINLVHMKSVKGRTFDSKSLLEEHMDTHTGQKLVGSSKCEATFSWKTTLTQETNSPRDMMKNTDWTLSDGGCEKKLYDCSVCSKTFCRKSSLKTHMRIHTGERPFCCSVCGKKFTQKSTLSNHMTSHMGEKPFRCSLCHKCFGARKNISQHMRVHTGERSFNCSVCGKRFTSKSNLTAHMKVHTGEKPFSCSECSKRFTWKIDLERHMSLHTGEKPFSCSECSKRFTWKIDLERHMRLHTGEKPFSCSECGKRFTQKTSVECHMRLHTGEKPFSCSECGQTFTQRTGLKYHMRLHTGETPFSCVVCQKSFKLKHHLQAHMKIHTRQ; from the coding sequence atggaaacagaaactGATGGTGACGACAGTGGAGGATCAGAGCCAGACATTAACCTGGTCCACATGAAGAGTGTAAAGGGAAGAACCTTTGACAGTAAGAGTTTACTGGAGGAACACATGGACACTCACACAGGACAGAAACTGGTTGGTTCTTCTAAATGTGAAGCAACATTTTCGTGGAAGACAACCTTGACACAGGAAACCAACTCACCCAGAGACATGATGAAGAATACTGACTGGACACTGAGTGATGGGGGATGTGAAAAGAAACTATACGACTGCTCTGTGTGCTCGAAAACATTCTGCCGGAAGTCATCTTTAAAAACCCACATGAGAATCCACACTGGAGAGAGGCCattttgttgttcagtttgtggaaAGAAATTCACACAGAAGTCAACTTTAAGCAATCACATGACATCCCACATGGGAGAAAAACcattcagatgttcattgtgtcACAAATGTTTTGGTGCCAGGAAAAACATATCGCAACACATGAGAGTCCACACAGGAGAAAGATCATTcaattgttcagtttgtggaaaAAGATTTACCAGTAAGTCAAACTTAACTGCTCACATGAAGGTCCACACTGGCGAAAAACCATTTAGCTGTTCCGAATGCAGTAAAAGATTTACTTGGAAGATAGATTTGGAGCGTCACATGAGTCTCCACACTGGTGAGAAACCATTTAGCTGTTCAGAATGCAGTAAAAGATTTACTTGGAAAATAGATCTGGAGCGTCACATGAGACTCCACACCGGTGAGAAACCATTTAGCTGTTCAGAATGCGGTAAAAGATTCACTCAGAAGACGAGTGTGGAGTGTCACATGAGGCTCCACACCGGTGAGAAACCATTTAGCTGTTCAGAATGTGGTCAAACATTTACTCAGAGGACAGGTTTGAAGTATCACATGAGGCTCCACACAGGAGAGACACCTTTCAGCTGTGTAGTTTGTCAGAAATCCTTCAAACTTAAACATCATCTTCAGGCACATATGAAGATCCACACAAGACAATAG